From a region of the Streptomyces caniferus genome:
- a CDS encoding helix-hairpin-helix domain-containing protein — MSTDRLAGETPPEQEAAPGTADAQTPEDAAAPADATAQGADATVPEDSAAAAGEDAPVSEPAPAASGADAGTPDAGAVREAPAVPPVPASAKATADALAAAVRAVESGERSATEFFNDAPRPAKRAAPAARPPKDGPETGGRAPQADPPHPGTDGPARPPVTDASPTGPVGPTGPADVPAPAGPVPTPRPAVPAAPGIEGVRQILAAGGAPEALAEPAAEVLGERAAEALGEDPWQLLGVPGVRPEQADGFARALLGAACGPGDERRAQALVGWLLEQAALAGHSALEAAALRAALAQRSVPDPDDALQTAIADGAVLVFQDAIEEPGRARPATTGDDEEEERPVRILLGLDRFAMAEESVADGLARLLNTFEAVAEPAQDTTDAEAPGDGTAAAEEADTEGSPAAESPAAPAPDTEPAAAPDDADDAARHQPVRPSAAAWEAAAAAAPSPSAAELIRAAAHSGLVAHTGAEAARAEPAALVAAARSLGLRAFGAAHTENGRRRLAADLARSAPDAADGPQDPGAAAVTVSGLLSGRQGPGRDADGALALDLLVVLDAPQLDLETAALLVESLTDGTRLVLSGDPGVLWSAGPGRLFADLLAARFCPQVASRTPDFGPIGELVSGIGIGELSQVEAPGKEVVIVPARDAGEAVHRTVQLVADSVPRALGVPAEQTQVITVGHGGAAGTRALNAALKERLNPGPGRFGGFDAGDRVAYAPAPGRTVPGTVTGADASGLHLDCDGTAAVVPREQVGAGAVRHGWALTAHQAAGMRWPAAVVVLPGDAAGGLTRAWVYTAFSRGERHLSVVQGVDQALPRAVSEVPVKERTTRLRTLLQHSVQSAGEPSAAG; from the coding sequence GTGAGTACCGACCGCCTCGCCGGCGAAACCCCGCCCGAGCAGGAGGCCGCGCCCGGGACTGCGGATGCCCAGACACCCGAGGACGCCGCGGCGCCGGCGGACGCCACGGCGCAGGGCGCGGACGCGACGGTTCCGGAGGACTCCGCGGCAGCAGCGGGCGAGGACGCGCCGGTGAGCGAGCCGGCGCCCGCGGCATCCGGCGCCGACGCCGGGACGCCGGACGCCGGTGCGGTGCGGGAGGCCCCGGCGGTGCCGCCGGTACCGGCATCGGCCAAGGCGACCGCGGACGCGCTGGCCGCCGCGGTCCGGGCCGTGGAGAGCGGCGAGCGTTCGGCCACCGAGTTCTTCAACGACGCCCCCCGCCCCGCCAAGCGGGCCGCACCCGCCGCCCGGCCCCCCAAGGACGGTCCGGAGACCGGCGGCCGCGCCCCGCAGGCCGACCCGCCGCACCCCGGGACCGACGGACCGGCCCGTCCCCCCGTCACCGACGCGAGCCCCACCGGTCCCGTCGGCCCCACCGGTCCCGCAGACGTACCGGCCCCGGCCGGCCCGGTTCCCACCCCCCGCCCCGCCGTGCCGGCGGCCCCCGGGATCGAGGGCGTACGCCAGATCCTCGCGGCGGGCGGCGCCCCGGAGGCGCTGGCGGAACCGGCCGCGGAGGTGCTCGGCGAGCGGGCGGCCGAGGCACTGGGCGAGGACCCCTGGCAGTTGCTCGGCGTGCCCGGGGTGCGCCCCGAGCAGGCCGACGGCTTCGCGCGGGCGCTCCTCGGCGCCGCGTGCGGGCCGGGCGACGAGCGGCGCGCACAGGCACTGGTCGGCTGGCTTCTGGAGCAGGCCGCGCTCGCGGGGCACTCCGCCCTGGAGGCCGCCGCGCTGCGCGCCGCGCTCGCCCAGCGCTCGGTGCCCGACCCCGACGACGCCCTGCAGACCGCCATCGCGGACGGCGCCGTGCTGGTCTTCCAGGACGCGATCGAGGAACCGGGCCGGGCGCGTCCGGCCACGACGGGCGACGACGAGGAGGAAGAGCGGCCGGTCCGGATCCTGCTCGGCCTGGACCGCTTCGCGATGGCCGAGGAGAGCGTCGCCGACGGCCTGGCGCGGCTGCTGAACACCTTCGAAGCGGTGGCGGAACCGGCACAGGACACCACGGACGCCGAGGCGCCCGGCGACGGCACGGCCGCCGCGGAGGAGGCGGACACCGAGGGGAGCCCGGCCGCGGAGAGCCCCGCCGCCCCGGCCCCCGACACCGAACCGGCCGCAGCACCCGACGACGCCGACGACGCGGCCCGCCACCAGCCCGTACGCCCCTCCGCCGCCGCCTGGGAGGCCGCGGCGGCCGCCGCGCCGTCGCCGTCGGCCGCGGAGCTCATCCGCGCCGCCGCACACAGCGGCCTGGTGGCGCACACCGGAGCCGAGGCGGCCCGCGCCGAGCCCGCCGCGCTGGTCGCCGCGGCCCGCTCGCTGGGGCTGCGGGCGTTCGGCGCCGCGCACACCGAGAACGGCCGCCGTCGCCTGGCTGCGGACCTCGCACGGAGCGCACCGGACGCCGCCGACGGACCTCAGGACCCCGGCGCGGCCGCGGTGACCGTGTCCGGCCTGCTGTCCGGGCGGCAGGGCCCGGGCCGCGACGCCGACGGCGCCCTCGCGCTCGACCTGCTGGTCGTGCTGGACGCCCCGCAGCTGGATCTGGAGACCGCCGCGCTGCTCGTCGAGTCGCTGACCGACGGGACCCGCCTGGTGCTCAGCGGCGACCCGGGGGTGCTGTGGTCCGCCGGCCCCGGGCGGCTGTTCGCCGATCTGCTCGCGGCCCGCTTCTGCCCGCAGGTCGCCTCCCGCACCCCGGACTTCGGCCCGATCGGCGAGCTGGTGTCGGGCATCGGCATCGGCGAACTGAGCCAGGTCGAGGCGCCCGGCAAGGAAGTGGTGATCGTCCCGGCGCGCGATGCCGGAGAGGCGGTGCACCGCACCGTCCAGCTGGTCGCCGACTCCGTGCCCCGGGCGCTCGGCGTCCCCGCGGAGCAGACCCAGGTCATCACCGTCGGCCACGGCGGCGCGGCCGGCACCCGCGCGCTGAACGCCGCCCTCAAGGAGCGGCTCAACCCCGGCCCCGGCCGGTTCGGCGGTTTCGACGCCGGTGACCGCGTGGCCTACGCCCCGGCCCCCGGCCGCACGGTGCCCGGCACGGTCACCGGAGCGGATGCGTCCGGTCTGCATCTCGACTGCGACGGCACCGCGGCCGTGGTGCCGCGCGAGCAGGTCGGCGCGGGAGCCGTCCGCCACGGCTGGGCGCTCACCGCGCACCAGGCGGCCGGGATGCGCTGGCCCGCCGCGGTGGTCGTACTCCCCGGGGACGCCGCCGGCGGGCTGACCCGCGCCTGGGTCTACACCGCCTTCAGCCGCGGCGAGCGGCATCTGTCGGTCGTCCAGGGGGTCGACCAGGCGCTGCCCCGCGCGGTCTCCGAGGTGCCCGTCAAGGAACGCACGACCCGGCTGCGCACCCTGCTGCAGCACAGCGTGCAGAGCGCCGGGGAGCCGTCGGCGGCCGGCTGA
- a CDS encoding DUF5703 family protein — MPEYEFCDVYVPRGVSRKAATRLLTDHAEYGHWELDRLRLNPDGSRKVRLRRRIIRQLRATW, encoded by the coding sequence ATGCCGGAATACGAATTCTGCGATGTGTATGTGCCTCGGGGCGTGTCCCGGAAGGCCGCCACACGCCTGCTGACCGACCATGCCGAGTACGGACACTGGGAGTTGGACCGACTGCGCCTGAACCCGGACGGGAGCCGCAAGGTGCGGCTGCGCCGCCGGATCATCCGCCAGCTCCGCGCCACATGGTGA
- a CDS encoding chaplin: MRQVARKGLITMAAASGVLAMAAGYAQADAGAAGGAANSPGVGSGNNVQVPVHVPVNACGNTVNVVGLLNPAFGNHCANDVGGRNHGVHHNQGGHTGGAGAVGGAANSPGVGSGNSVQAPVDVPVNACGNNVSAAGLLNPAFGNHCANGSSVPGRPHHPGKPHHPGNPHHPGKPHHPGKPEHPGKPEHPGKPHHPGTPHHPGTPSQQTPHTPMKPQTGGHSQIVTPPKPVGHLAQTGAGGVGYAIPASAGLLLGGALIYRKARAARR; the protein is encoded by the coding sequence ATGAGACAGGTCGCACGAAAGGGCCTGATCACCATGGCGGCCGCCAGTGGCGTACTCGCCATGGCCGCCGGCTATGCACAGGCCGACGCGGGAGCCGCCGGAGGCGCGGCGAACTCGCCCGGTGTGGGGTCCGGCAACAATGTTCAGGTACCGGTCCACGTACCGGTGAACGCCTGTGGCAACACCGTCAATGTCGTCGGGCTGCTGAACCCCGCGTTCGGCAACCACTGCGCGAACGATGTCGGTGGCCGGAACCACGGTGTCCACCACAACCAGGGCGGTCACACGGGCGGTGCGGGCGCCGTCGGCGGGGCCGCGAACTCGCCCGGTGTCGGGTCGGGCAACAGTGTCCAGGCTCCGGTCGACGTACCGGTGAACGCCTGTGGCAACAATGTCTCGGCCGCCGGGCTGCTGAACCCGGCCTTCGGCAACCACTGCGCCAACGGGTCTTCGGTCCCCGGCAGGCCGCACCACCCGGGGAAGCCGCACCACCCGGGCAACCCCCACCACCCCGGCAAGCCGCACCATCCGGGCAAGCCGGAGCACCCGGGGAAGCCGGAGCACCCGGGGAAGCCGCACCACCCGGGCACGCCCCATCACCCGGGCACGCCCAGCCAGCAGACGCCGCACACCCCGATGAAGCCGCAGACCGGGGGGCACAGTCAGATCGTGACGCCGCCCAAGCCTGTCGGTCACCTCGCGCAGACGGGTGCCGGAGGGGTCGGCTACGCGATTCCGGCCAGTGCCGGGCTGCTGCTCGGGGGCGCCTTGATCTACCGCAAGGCGCGCGCCGCTCGCCGGTGA
- a CDS encoding chaplin, giving the protein MIKKVVAAAAVAGGVVLAGAGLAVADSGAQGASLNSPGVVSGNTIQVPVHVPVNVCGNTVSVIGLLNPAFGAGCVNK; this is encoded by the coding sequence ATGATCAAGAAGGTCGTCGCCGCTGCGGCAGTTGCCGGTGGTGTCGTGCTCGCCGGTGCGGGCCTGGCCGTTGCTGACTCGGGTGCCCAGGGCGCGTCCCTGAACTCTCCTGGTGTGGTCTCCGGCAACACCATCCAGGTTCCGGTGCACGTTCCGGTGAATGTCTGCGGCAACACGGTCTCCGTGATCGGGCTGCTGAACCCCGCGTTCGGCGCGGGCTGCGTCAACAAGTGA
- a CDS encoding M20/M25/M40 family metallo-hydrolase — protein MSESQSARTVTGEDEVVDLCRDLIRMDTSNYGDHSGPGERVAAEYVAEKLAEVGLEPQIFESHKGRASTVARIEGEDRSRPGLLIHGHTDVVPANAEDWTHHPFSGEIADGCLWGRGAVDMKDMDAMTLAVIRDRLRTGRKPPRDIVLAFLADEEAGGTYGARYLVDHHPHLFEGVTEAISEVGGFSFTVNEKVRLYLIETAQKGMHWMKLTVDGNAGHGSMIHKDNAITELSEAVGRLGRHEFPVRVTKTLRSFLDQLGDALGTELDPEDMDATLAKLGGIAKLIGASLKNTANPTQLGAGYKVNVIPGQATAHVDGRFLPGHEEEFLSDLDRILGPRVKREDVHADKALETTFDGALVEAMQSALQAEDPIARAVPYMLSAGTDAKSFDDLGIRGFGFAPLKLPPELDFAGMFHGVDERVPVDGLKFGVRVLDRFIDQS, from the coding sequence ATGAGCGAGTCGCAGTCGGCCCGTACGGTCACCGGTGAGGACGAGGTCGTCGACCTGTGCCGGGATCTGATCAGGATGGACACCAGCAACTACGGCGATCACTCCGGCCCGGGGGAACGCGTCGCCGCCGAGTACGTCGCGGAGAAGCTCGCCGAGGTCGGCCTGGAGCCGCAGATCTTCGAGTCCCACAAGGGCCGCGCCTCGACGGTCGCCCGGATCGAGGGCGAGGACCGCTCGCGCCCCGGGCTGCTGATCCACGGGCACACCGACGTCGTGCCGGCCAACGCCGAGGACTGGACCCACCACCCGTTCTCGGGCGAGATCGCCGACGGCTGCCTCTGGGGCCGGGGTGCGGTCGACATGAAGGACATGGACGCGATGACGCTGGCCGTCATCCGGGACCGGCTGCGCACCGGCCGCAAGCCGCCGCGCGACATCGTGCTGGCGTTCCTCGCGGACGAGGAGGCGGGCGGCACCTACGGCGCGCGCTACCTCGTCGACCACCACCCGCACCTCTTCGAGGGCGTCACGGAGGCGATCAGCGAGGTCGGCGGCTTCTCCTTCACCGTCAACGAGAAGGTGCGGCTCTACCTCATCGAGACGGCCCAGAAGGGCATGCACTGGATGAAGCTGACCGTCGACGGCAACGCCGGTCACGGCTCGATGATCCACAAGGACAATGCGATCACCGAACTGTCCGAGGCGGTCGGCCGGTTGGGCCGGCACGAGTTCCCGGTGCGGGTGACCAAGACGCTGCGCTCCTTCCTCGACCAGCTCGGGGACGCGCTGGGCACCGAGCTCGACCCCGAGGACATGGACGCCACGCTGGCCAAGCTCGGCGGGATCGCCAAGCTGATCGGCGCCTCGCTCAAGAACACCGCCAACCCGACGCAGCTGGGTGCCGGTTACAAGGTCAATGTCATCCCGGGACAGGCCACCGCTCACGTCGACGGCCGTTTCCTGCCGGGCCACGAGGAGGAGTTCCTGTCCGACCTGGACCGGATCCTGGGCCCGCGCGTCAAGCGGGAGGACGTGCACGCCGACAAGGCGCTGGAGACCACCTTCGACGGTGCGCTGGTCGAGGCGATGCAGTCGGCGCTGCAGGCCGAGGACCCGATCGCGCGCGCCGTGCCGTACATGCTCTCGGCCGGTACGGACGCGAAGTCCTTCGACGATCTCGGGATCCGCGGATTCGGCTTCGCCCCGCTGAAGCTCCCGCCGGAGCTGGACTTCGCAGGGATGTTCCATGGCGTGGACGAACGAGTGCCGGTGGACGGACTGAAGTTCGGGGTGCGGGTGCTCGACCGGTTCATCGACCAGAGCTGA
- a CDS encoding pseudouridine synthase gives MRRRSPVPPAPLPQRDGIDPVRVRLPADPDGAWGTVREHLVHRFQGAIGARRVEAMLGAGRFVGTGGALSGAEPYEAGRYIWFHRDFAPEPPVPFEVRIVHRDERIVIADKPHFLATTPRGRHITETALARLRRDLELPALQPAHRLDRLTAGLALFVVRPGDRGAYQGLFGGRRVRKEYEAVAAYDGTVALPVTVRSRIVKERGVMAAREEDGAANAESRIELVERRGGLGRYRLLPTTGRTHQLRVHMNGLGLPILNDPVYPVVGDPAPDDFTAPLQLLARVLEFTDPVDGRTRRFESGRRLAAWDMDPMA, from the coding sequence GTGAGACGCAGATCCCCGGTTCCCCCCGCCCCGCTCCCCCAGCGTGACGGTATCGACCCCGTACGGGTGCGGCTGCCCGCCGATCCGGACGGGGCCTGGGGCACGGTCCGGGAGCATCTGGTCCACCGGTTCCAGGGGGCGATCGGGGCGCGCCGGGTGGAGGCGATGCTGGGCGCGGGACGGTTCGTCGGGACCGGCGGTGCGCTGAGCGGGGCCGAGCCGTACGAGGCCGGGCGCTACATCTGGTTCCACCGGGACTTCGCGCCGGAGCCGCCGGTGCCGTTCGAGGTGCGGATCGTCCACCGCGACGAGCGGATCGTGATCGCCGACAAACCCCACTTCCTCGCCACGACTCCGCGCGGGCGGCACATCACCGAGACCGCGCTGGCCCGGCTGCGGCGCGATCTGGAGCTGCCCGCGCTGCAGCCCGCGCACCGGCTCGACCGGCTGACGGCGGGGCTGGCGCTCTTCGTCGTACGGCCCGGGGACCGGGGCGCCTACCAGGGACTGTTCGGCGGGCGGCGGGTGCGCAAGGAGTACGAGGCGGTGGCGGCGTACGACGGGACCGTGGCGCTGCCGGTGACCGTGCGCAGCCGGATCGTGAAGGAGCGCGGGGTGATGGCCGCGCGCGAGGAGGACGGTGCGGCCAATGCGGAGAGCCGGATCGAGCTGGTGGAACGGCGGGGCGGGCTGGGGCGGTACCGGCTGCTGCCCACTACGGGCCGCACCCATCAGCTGCGGGTGCATATGAACGGCCTCGGGCTGCCGATCCTCAACGATCCGGTCTATCCGGTGGTCGGGGACCCGGCCCCGGACGACTTCACCGCTCCGCTCCAACTGCTGGCGAGGGTACTGGAGTTCACCGATCCGGTGGACGGGCGCACGCGGCGGTTCGAGAGCGGGCGGCGGCTGGCGGCGTGGGACATGGACCCGATGGCGTGA
- a CDS encoding effector-associated constant component EACC1, giving the protein MQRTAAGAAVRVRIGVERDTETGGAAQSLYTWLSGDPEVLAAAGLSPVRRAGAPGPMGPVLEAVEAVFDSGVQLASLVVAVASWRSTRPRAERVHIERAGVRVTVDGGDPEAVARVLRALSADGAPEAGDGGGDPADRPGRQE; this is encoded by the coding sequence GTGCAACGGACGGCGGCGGGGGCGGCGGTGCGCGTACGGATCGGGGTCGAGCGGGACACGGAGACCGGTGGGGCGGCGCAGTCGCTGTACACCTGGCTGAGCGGTGATCCCGAGGTGCTTGCCGCGGCCGGGCTGTCGCCGGTGCGGCGGGCCGGGGCGCCGGGGCCCATGGGGCCGGTGCTGGAGGCCGTCGAGGCGGTGTTCGACAGCGGGGTGCAGCTGGCGTCGCTGGTGGTGGCGGTGGCGAGTTGGCGCAGCACCCGGCCGCGCGCGGAGCGCGTCCACATCGAACGGGCGGGCGTCCGGGTGACGGTCGACGGCGGGGATCCCGAGGCCGTGGCGCGGGTGCTGCGGGCGCTGTCCGCGGACGGCGCCCCGGAGGCCGGGGACGGCGGGGGCGACCCGGCGGACCGGCCGGGCCGGCAGGAGTAG
- a CDS encoding caspase, EACC1-associated type: MAGALSDPSRSRAVLIGTHAYTELDDIPAVENNIGRLRELLTDPAVWGLAEGRCDVLLQPSRQTVLDTVYDAAAEATDTMVLYYAGHGLVHPQSGELHLALPGSHPDRPHTALRYEELRSILLSPAGGRPSARRKVVVLDCCWSGLALGGLMHGGDLVPGVAVEGACVLTATAATRQALAPPGETYTAFTGELIRILDAGAPGRPDPLSMSALFEELTAALRAKSRPQPQQSNRNSAGRICLFRNRAGAAGPRPAGENGPPRSPAPPAEEGGAVSGQRAAPWPPVAAAAPSAGERASSWPEFVPVALSGTRTVRLGRYPVTHAQFRLFLRDPENERWRPAAARAAGRYVDDNYLAGWDGVDFPPGRGGHPVVAVSFPAARAYAAWAGRGLGLPLRLPTAAEWALAARAGRTGEWWHEDIAAGRVNFRGSHAELAPIGEFPPNPYNIGDLLGNVWDICVDDTGAPVLRGGAFDTPAARLCEELSPRSPVECRGNVGFRCVGDS, from the coding sequence TTGGCGGGAGCGCTGTCCGACCCGTCGCGCTCCCGCGCCGTCCTGATCGGGACGCATGCGTATACGGAGCTGGACGACATCCCGGCGGTGGAGAACAACATCGGCCGGCTGCGGGAGCTGCTGACCGACCCGGCGGTCTGGGGGCTGGCGGAGGGGCGGTGCGACGTCCTGCTGCAGCCGTCCCGGCAGACGGTCCTGGACACGGTGTACGACGCCGCCGCCGAGGCGACCGACACGATGGTGCTGTATTACGCCGGCCACGGCCTGGTCCACCCGCAGTCGGGCGAGCTCCACCTCGCGCTGCCCGGCTCGCACCCGGACCGGCCGCACACGGCGCTGCGCTACGAGGAGCTGCGGTCGATCCTGCTCTCCCCGGCGGGCGGGCGCCCCTCGGCCCGGCGCAAGGTGGTCGTTCTGGACTGCTGCTGGAGCGGTCTGGCGCTGGGCGGTCTGATGCACGGCGGGGACCTGGTGCCCGGGGTCGCCGTCGAGGGTGCGTGCGTGCTGACCGCCACCGCGGCCACGCGTCAGGCGCTGGCCCCGCCCGGAGAGACGTACACCGCGTTCACGGGTGAGCTGATCCGGATCCTCGACGCCGGGGCGCCGGGGCGGCCCGACCCGCTGAGCATGTCGGCGCTCTTCGAGGAGCTGACGGCGGCGCTCCGGGCGAAGTCCCGGCCACAGCCGCAGCAGAGCAACCGCAACTCCGCGGGGCGGATCTGCCTGTTCCGCAACCGCGCCGGGGCGGCGGGCCCGCGACCGGCCGGGGAGAACGGGCCGCCGCGGTCCCCGGCACCTCCGGCCGAGGAGGGCGGCGCGGTGTCCGGACAGCGCGCGGCGCCGTGGCCTCCCGTGGCGGCAGCGGCGCCTTCGGCCGGCGAACGGGCCTCCTCCTGGCCGGAGTTCGTCCCTGTCGCCCTCTCCGGGACGCGGACGGTGCGGCTGGGCCGGTATCCGGTCACCCACGCGCAGTTCCGCCTCTTCCTCCGCGATCCGGAGAACGAGCGGTGGCGTCCGGCGGCCGCGCGGGCGGCGGGCCGGTACGTGGACGACAACTACCTGGCGGGCTGGGACGGGGTGGACTTCCCGCCGGGGCGCGGCGGCCATCCGGTGGTCGCGGTGAGCTTTCCCGCGGCCCGCGCCTATGCGGCCTGGGCGGGCCGTGGGCTCGGGCTGCCGCTGCGGCTGCCGACCGCGGCGGAGTGGGCGCTGGCGGCACGGGCCGGGCGGACCGGGGAGTGGTGGCACGAGGACATCGCGGCGGGCCGGGTCAACTTCCGCGGAAGTCATGCCGAGTTGGCGCCGATCGGGGAATTCCCACCGAACCCGTACAACATCGGCGATCTGCTCGGTAACGTCTGGGACATCTGCGTGGACGACACGGGTGCGCCGGTGTTGCGCGGCGGGGCCTTCGACACGCCCGCGGCGCGGCTGTGCGAGGAGCTGTCACCACGGTCACCCGTCGAGTGCCGGGGGAACGTCGGATTCCGGTGCGTCGGCGACAGCTGA
- a CDS encoding Bax inhibitor-1/YccA family protein, producing the protein MPTTSNPAIRNLLTLDGAVAPAAPGASRAAPAAADRPITLDDIVVKTVAVLGVLVVSAFLTAFLGLAFLALPAVVVGLGLGIYLAVRPRPSAALTLLYATAQGIVLGAATQFFDALQPGVGTRAVIGTGCLFAGMLAAYRTRAVRVSAKATRWAVGTVCGLVVLFLADLVASWGFGADLGLREGGGLAIAVSAVAIAAASYFLLVEFEAANRFLQSGASHRWAWYVAFGLVMTLVWLYWEILRLLSYLRWW; encoded by the coding sequence GTGCCCACGACGAGCAACCCCGCGATCCGTAACCTGCTGACCCTGGACGGTGCGGTCGCGCCGGCCGCCCCGGGCGCGTCCCGGGCGGCTCCGGCAGCCGCCGACCGTCCGATCACCCTCGACGACATCGTCGTCAAGACCGTGGCCGTCCTGGGTGTCCTCGTGGTGAGCGCCTTCCTCACCGCCTTCCTGGGCCTCGCCTTCCTCGCCCTGCCCGCGGTGGTCGTCGGGCTGGGACTGGGGATCTACCTGGCCGTCCGGCCCCGGCCCAGCGCCGCACTGACCCTGCTGTACGCGACGGCCCAGGGGATCGTGCTCGGAGCGGCGACGCAGTTCTTCGACGCGCTGCAGCCGGGCGTCGGCACCCGGGCCGTGATCGGCACCGGCTGCCTCTTCGCCGGGATGCTCGCGGCCTACCGCACACGGGCGGTCCGGGTCAGTGCGAAGGCGACCCGCTGGGCGGTCGGGACGGTCTGCGGGCTGGTGGTGCTGTTCCTGGCGGACCTGGTCGCGTCGTGGGGTTTTGGAGCGGACCTCGGGCTGCGGGAGGGGGGAGGCCTGGCGATCGCCGTCAGCGCGGTGGCGATCGCCGCCGCGTCCTACTTCCTGCTGGTGGAGTTCGAGGCGGCCAACCGCTTCCTGCAGTCCGGCGCCTCGCACCGGTGGGCCTGGTACGTCGCGTTCGGGCTGGTGATGACCCTGGTCTGGCTCTACTGGGAGATCCTGCGGCTGCTGTCGTATCTCCGCTGGTGGTGA
- a CDS encoding HAD family hydrolase yields the protein MLIFDADDTLWENNVVFERVIDEFLEWMTHPGLDRAGVRAVLDGIEAANAVTLGYGSKVFLHSLGECVARLRGRAATAEETARISGWAAAFDRDHVELIPGVAETLAELARRHDLLLLTKGDTEEQRRKVTASGLAGHFREVHIVAEKNTATYEDLIRTHGLDPASAWMIGNSPKSDILPARSAGLNAVFIPHDHTWVLEHDELDAADEKVLRLSAFGDLLRHF from the coding sequence ATGCTGATTTTCGATGCGGACGACACGTTGTGGGAGAACAACGTGGTCTTCGAGCGGGTCATCGACGAGTTCCTGGAGTGGATGACCCACCCCGGACTCGACCGGGCCGGGGTGCGGGCCGTGCTCGACGGGATCGAGGCGGCGAACGCGGTGACCCTCGGATACGGCAGCAAGGTGTTCCTGCACAGCCTCGGGGAGTGTGTGGCGCGGCTGCGGGGCCGGGCCGCGACGGCCGAGGAGACGGCGCGGATCTCCGGATGGGCCGCGGCCTTCGACCGGGACCACGTGGAGCTGATCCCCGGGGTGGCCGAGACCCTGGCCGAACTGGCCCGGCGGCACGATCTGCTGCTGCTGACGAAGGGCGACACCGAGGAGCAGCGGCGGAAGGTGACGGCCTCCGGGCTGGCCGGGCACTTCCGGGAGGTCCACATCGTGGCGGAGAAGAACACCGCCACCTACGAAGACCTGATCCGTACCCACGGGCTCGACCCGGCCTCGGCGTGGATGATCGGCAACTCCCCGAAGTCGGACATCCTGCCCGCCCGTTCCGCCGGTCTGAACGCGGTGTTCATCCCGCACGACCACACCTGGGTCCTGGAGCACGACGAGCTCGACGCCGCCGACGAGAAGGTGCTGCGGCTGTCGGCGTTCGGTGACCTGCTGCGGCACTTCTGA
- a CDS encoding NUDIX hydrolase: protein MTAVGPKVSCVFVCHDGAGRVLLARRSAGARDEPGTWDCGAGALEFGESFETAVAREVHEEYGVRPLGIEQIGVRNVLRGDPVASHWVAVVFAVRVAPEAVTIGEPHKFDALAWFAPQELPVPLHSQCGETLELFGAGAGARRPGRPQD from the coding sequence ATGACAGCGGTGGGACCCAAGGTGTCCTGTGTCTTCGTATGCCATGACGGCGCCGGGCGGGTGCTGTTGGCCCGGCGGAGCGCGGGGGCCAGGGACGAGCCGGGGACCTGGGACTGCGGCGCGGGGGCGCTGGAGTTCGGCGAGTCCTTCGAGACGGCCGTGGCACGGGAGGTGCACGAGGAGTACGGCGTGCGGCCGCTCGGCATCGAACAGATCGGGGTGCGCAATGTGCTGCGCGGTGATCCGGTCGCTTCGCACTGGGTCGCGGTGGTCTTCGCCGTACGGGTGGCGCCGGAGGCGGTGACGATCGGCGAACCGCACAAGTTCGACGCGCTCGCCTGGTTCGCTCCCCAGGAGCTGCCGGTGCCGCTGCATTCGCAGTGCGGGGAGACCCTGGAGCTGTTCGGCGCGGGGGCCGGTGCCCGGCGGCCCGGCCGTCCGCAGGACTGA